The DNA region CCCTCTACCTCATGAATAAACTGATCCGGCTGGCCGTAATCGTTCATCTTGGGTGGTGCCATCAACAACCGTTCCGCCTCCTGATCGGCAATGCCCTCCTCCGGGACGAACTCCGACAGCGGCAGAATCTCGAACGACACGTACGAAAACACGTACTCTTGGCCGCAGTTTGGACAGCGATTGCCGTGCAGATGGGGGCTGTAGTTCGAGCAGCGGTAGCACATCGGCAGGTACTCTTCTGGGTCGTTGAAGCCCCCCGGACAAGCTCGACTGGTGATGTAGCTGATGTCCACCTGTTCCTGGATGCCGGCTGGGGCCTTGAGCGATTGCAGCTTGTTGTTGATCTGCAGATGCAGCTTGTTGGCTCCGAGGACCTTGGCCTGCTTGGAGAGCGTGTAGTAAACGGCACTGGAAATGAAGAGATTTTGTTAGTGTTTGAGAGATATCAGACATTACGGGGCTACTTACAATAAACTGATTCCTTTCGGGGCAGACAGTCCATTGATCTGGTTTACGACGAAACGACTCGTGTTGAACAGGGTCAACGGAGGGCTGCTCGTGAACGGTTCTTTCAGGTATGAGTTCAGCGTGCTGTACGCGTAGTAGATTGAAGCCATCTTTTGCAGCGATTTGTACTCGACGAGGTTCTGCTCCTTCAGGATGGATTCACCGTCTAGCAGTTTTAGAACCTGTTTGGCTCTGAGCCACGTGTAGTAACCGGCGTCCAAATAGCGTTCTTCCGATACAGCGCATTCTACGAGGTTTCTCAGCAGTTTAGTCGCCTCGTTTGGCTTTCCAGCTAGTACGTACGCTTCGTGCGCGGATATGAACTGATCCGACTCTGCCAGCCACTGCGCGTGCTGGTAATGAATCGACGGCAATATCTTGGGCAAATGTTCGGCCAACCGGAAAGCTTCCGGCCAATCCCGCGCCTCGACATGTAGCTGAACAACCTGCTCCTCTTCGCCCAACTTGCGGTAAATTTCCGCCGCAAGCGGCAGTGCCTTCAATCTTCTCAAGTGAGTCGCGATCAGTTCCAGCGGTTCCTTCTCAGACGCATTCAAGCGCCGTCCGATATCCAACAGAACATCGGTCCACCCTTGCTCGGCCACGATCTCGATCGCCCGCTGGGACTCCCCAGCGGACAGCAACAGTTCCGCCGCAGCTCTCGGCTCATGCACCGAACATGCCCACTCGGCCCGTCTACGGATCAGTTCCTTCTTGTCAGCGGCACTTCCTTCCTTCAAGAATTCCTGCGCCAGATCGAACATCCGCAGATCGCTGTACATTGCCAGTGCTTTGCTGTTGTTGCCGGACTTTTGGTACAGACGAGCAGCTTCCTTGAACTTGCCTGTGAAGGCGTACGTGTCCGCCAGGAGAACCTCCTTTGAGTTATCTCCACGCTTTTGACGTTCTTTGAGATCGTTGATCAGCTCCAGCCACGGTAGATTGCGAACCTTGACGTATGCCTCACGAGCAATGTGGTAGTTGAGAGCTTCAAGCGCTGCTTGCGCCAAACCTTCCCAGTCCGATAGTGGTACTCCCAAGCAAGCTACCTGGTAGGCGTCCCTGGAATAAAAAGATCAAATAAATTCCTCGAATTTACAAGAATTGTGTAACGATCTTACTCAAACAGCCCTGCCTCCACGAACTGCCACATCGTGGCACCCAGCGCCAACGGGACGTTACTCATCACGTTCCCGCGCAGACAAAACGCCGTCGCTCCGCACAGTCCAACGACCACCCCGAGCATCGACTGTGGACTCCGCGGCGGTAACGAACCAACGCGAACGCTCAATCCACCCGTGGTATGCGAGTAGCACAGCATCGACTCCAGGTGGGTGTTCCACGCAACAGAGTTCACATTCGCGTCCTGGTAGAGCATCGTATCGGTTATCAGATCGCGAACCACCAACCGTCCTGCGTCGTCCACGACTGCGAGTTTGGTACGCGTGGCGTTTAGATCGAGACATCGCACTGACGACAGAACCGTGGTCACCAAAATGGGCAACGAGTTGTCCAGGAATATCCGCCACACCTGGCCGGACTTCAACCCGAGCAAGAGCCCCTCACAACCAGCTGGGCCTCCCGTAACCTTGATGTACCGGATAAAGCTATCCATAATCCACTCCCTCTGCAGAGCTCCATTGAAGTCCAAACTCTGTAGCTTTTTCTCCTGACACAGCACTAAATGCTGCGCGCAAACCACCAGCAAACTACACTCAAACTTCTTGGCGATCTTCTCCTTCACCTTGTAGTGCATCGGTTGATTCTCCGCTGAACTCAGCTCGTACAATACAACCCGTTCCGGCAGCTGAACCGCCAGCCTGTTACGATAAATCGCAATCTTGTGCACCAGATCACGACACTTGATGCGAACCTTCTGCCCGGAAACCAAATGTTGTATAATCACATCGCACATATTTTCGCGGAATGCGTAGCGCTCTCTATACAATGCATGGACCGTGTTGAACCCCAAATTATAACACGCCAACGTTCCGTCCTGACACCCCACAACAATCGAATTCCCAACCGGATTCACAGCGGTCGCCCAAATCCACGACTCGTGCTGCTCGCCCAGCATCCCCAACCGAATTCCGTCCCGCGTAAACAGCTGCAGCGCCTTGTTACACCCGGCAATAGTCAAAAACTCCCCATCCGGAAAGAAGCTCAAGCACAGCGGATCAAAGTTAAAGTTCCGCTCCTTCCCGATCGCCTGCCCGCCAAGCGAGTAAAACGACAACGTTTGGCTCCAATCGATCACGCACAAAATGTCCGCCGAACCGGCCGCCGGAGGATTCCACGCCAGCCCAAAGATCGGACTGTTAACGCCCCCCGGCCGCTCGATCTTGACCTTCTCGTCCCCCGCCTTGTTGCGGATCGAAATGACCCCGTTGGCCATGCCCAGCGCCAGATATTGGCCATCGTTGGTCCAGGCGCACGCGTTAACCCGGGCTGCGGTTTTGTACTTCTGGACCGCTTTCTGCTCCGACGACCAGAAGGAAAAGTCCGACACGGCACACGAGGCCAGCTGGTGGGACACCGGGTTGAACGACAGGCACTGGACCGAGTCACCGTGGCTGTGGGAGAGGGAAGAAGGTTTTAAAATGCTTCATTAGTTTTTGACATAATTTCTTCGtgaaaaaagcatttatttgagtgttaaaaagttcaactttgcagcacttgtatcgaaaataaCCACTTTTCGATACTGTTTTGAAATTTGACACTTATTTTGAcgcaaaaaacatataaaaggtgttttccggaattgcaaaacaattcgttgcaaaacttgatttttttagcccttgtcgtatttattcaactcggtaaATCTcgtggataaatgtacgactcgtgctctcacttacttttttaaaaggtcTTATGTACAAAGGAAACTCATGGCGCATtgatggttttgaaaaagttatctagtactgaaaaaatcttctttttgtaacttgttgcatCAACTACTATTACCatacattttacataaaattactttaggaaaaataaaattgcagaTACTCACGAGTACTTGAGCAGCCCCTCGAGCTTATTCGTCCAAATGATGACCGTCTTGTCGGCACTTCCGGACGCAAACTTTTTGCCATCCTTTGCGTAAGCCACACAGTGCACCACATCTTTGTGTCCCCTCAACGAGCTCACGACGTTTCCGTCCAGTGGGTCGTACACAACCACCTTATCGCCGGCACCCACCACCAGCTGAAGTCCTTCCGGGTGGAAGCAAATCGAG from Culex quinquefasciatus strain JHB chromosome 3, VPISU_Cqui_1.0_pri_paternal, whole genome shotgun sequence includes:
- the LOC6034586 gene encoding intraflagellar transport protein 122 homolog — translated: MRAIPKWVEKIHDANEKNDVASIHSICFHPEGLQLVVGAGDKVVVYDPLDGNVVSSLRGHKDVVHCVAYAKDGKKFASGSADKTVIIWTNKLEGLLKYSHGDSVQCLSFNPVSHQLASCAVSDFSFWSSEQKAVQKYKTAARVNACAWTNDGQYLALGMANGVISIRNKAGDEKVKIERPGGVNSPIFGLAWNPPAAGSADILCVIDWSQTLSFYSLGGQAIGKERNFNFDPLCLSFFPDGEFLTIAGCNKALQLFTRDGIRLGMLGEQHESWIWATAVNPVGNSIVVGCQDGTLACYNLGFNTVHALYRERYAFRENMCDVIIQHLVSGQKVRIKCRDLVHKIAIYRNRLAVQLPERVVLYELSSAENQPMHYKVKEKIAKKFECSLLVVCAQHLVLCQEKKLQSLDFNGALQREWIMDSFIRYIKVTGGPAGCEGLLLGLKSGQVWRIFLDNSLPILVTTVLSSVRCLDLNATRTKLAVVDDAGRLVVRDLITDTMLYQDANVNSVAWNTHLESMLCYSHTTGGLSVRVGSLPPRSPQSMLGVVVGLCGATAFCLRGNVMSNVPLALGATMWQFVEAGLFEDAYQVACLGVPLSDWEGLAQAALEALNYHIAREAYVKVRNLPWLELINDLKERQKRGDNSKEVLLADTYAFTGKFKEAARLYQKSGNNSKALAMYSDLRMFDLAQEFLKEGSAADKKELIRRRAEWACSVHEPRAAAELLLSAGESQRAIEIVAEQGWTDVLLDIGRRLNASEKEPLELIATHLRRLKALPLAAEIYRKLGEEEQVVQLHVEARDWPEAFRLAEHLPKILPSIHYQHAQWLAESDQFISAHEAYVLAGKPNEATKLLRNLVECAVSEERYLDAGYYTWLRAKQVLKLLDGESILKEQNLVEYKSLQKMASIYYAYSTLNSYLKEPFTSSPPLTLFNTSRFVVNQINGLSAPKGISLFAVYYTLSKQAKVLGANKLHLQINNKLQSLKAPAGIQEQVDISYITSRACPGGFNDPEEYLPMCYRCSNYSPHLHGNRCPNCGQEYVFSYVSFEILPLSEFVPEEGIADQEAERLLMAPPKMNDYGQPDQFIHEDIIDTFSSSLDRDALRAIDPREVIIIKGPSPLRTRYYRNLLPELQITVCPECNNAFHSEDFELQFLQKGYCPFCRTPEDSLVN